A window of Methanobacterium formicicum genomic DNA:
CTCCATGGAATCCTTCAGGATACGGAGAATAACATCGTTCTTATTTTTAGTACCATATTCTTCAGTGTTAAGCACTTCCTGGTAGAGGGGTACTGGTCGGTAGTCGTGTTCCACCACCCGGGCACCCAGCCAGGTGGAGAGTTCCTCCATGTTCTGTAGGGTGGCGGATAGGGCGATCAACCTCATCCCCGGGTTGATTATACGGGAACGGGTGATGGCACATTCAATGGTGGGGCCACGACTGTACTCCCCGATCATGTGAAACTCATCCACAATTACCAGATCTACCTCCGAAAGGGTGTTCCAGTTGAAACGGGTCAGGGCATCGTAGGATTCAAACACCATCACTGCCAGGTCTGAGGAAGAGGGGTGTTTACCCACCTTGATACCGTGTTCTTCGAATTTTTTAAATTCCTTAACCTTTTCATTCTGAATGGATAATAGGGGGACAGTGTAAACTACTTTACCGCCCTCAAGGATGGTTCGGAGGGCAGCCATTACTCCCAGGAGGGTTTTTCCACTGGCCGTGGGTATGGCAATGATGAAGTTTTCCTTCTCCTCCAGTAAGCCCGCTTCCACCACAGCCTTCTGGGCAGGGTTCAAATCCTCAATCTGAGGGTAAGAATCCTTGATTATTTTTCTGATGGCAGGATCCAGTGATTCAAGACTCATATTAACTTCCTATTTTTTTGTCCTTATTTTTTCCAGAATAGTTTAGTCAAAATTTAACTCTATTTTTTCCTTCTTCAGCACTTCAATAGCACTTATGCTGGTGGAGGGGTACTGGCCCTTCTCATCCTTCTCCACACTTTTAACCATGTCCCATATGGTCAGAAGACCAACGCTAACTCCGGTTATGGCTTCCATTTCCACTCCGGTCTTCCCGGTGCTCTTAACCTCCACGGTGACCTCGATGGAACCGGGGGTCACTTCAAATTCCACTTCCACACCACCGATGGGTATGGGGTGGCAGAGGGGTATTAGCTGGGAAGTGGATTTAACTGCCTGGATGGCTGCTATCTGGGCAGTGGTGAGAACGTTTCCCTTCTTAAGTTCTCCCTTTTCAATGAGGTTAATGGTTTCTTCCTGCAGGTTTATCTTCCCCCTGGCCAGTGCAGTCCTTTTAATGACGGGTTTATCTCCCACTTCCACCATATGCACCCCACTCTGGGTGAGGTGTGTGAATTTTTTCTCCTCCATGTCCATATCTCCTGTTACCAAATCATTTGATGAATTCAACCATCTTCCGGTAGTTCCGGTTAGATTACAGATGTGGCCTGTTTTTATCTAATTGGGGGGCCATGCTTATCTGAAATCTGCCCTATTACTTATCAAAAATATTTATCTAAAAATATGGTGAGTTAACTTTCTAGTTATAATGTTGGATAGAGCCGGTGATAAATAATAAGTTAATAGGGTATCTTCAGGGTACTGTATTTCCGGGAATGTTCCCGGGCAGCCACACCCTTTTCCTGCCTCAACTCTTCATTCTGTAAAATTTCATCCAGAGCTCTGGCCAGTTTCAGTGGTTCGGCAGGTTTAACCATAGATCCCACCATATCATTCATTACTTCGCCGATTCCTCCGACACTGGTAGCCACCACTGGCAGGCCACTGGCCATGGCTTCCAGAATGGTGATGGGGAATCCCTCGGATATGCTGGGTAGAACAAAAACACTGGCGGAGGGCATGATATCTTCCACATCACGCCGGGCACCGGTGAAAACCACGTCGCTGATTTTATCATCTTCGACCTTTTTTTCCAGTTCCGGGCGCAGGGGGCCATCGCCCACTATTAACAGCTCGACATCAGTTTTCATTAACTTCTTGGCTTCCAGGAGATACTTCACTCCCTTTTGATATACCAGGTTACCCACAAAGAGCACGGTCGGCTTATCACTTCTCATTTTTATATCCGGGGGGAGTTCCGTTTTCTGGGGATTGAATCTTTCCGTGTCAATGGCATTGGGTGTTACATAAACCTTTTCAGGGTTTATACCCATCTTCAGCACCTTATCTTTCAGGTCATTGTTAACCACCATTACATAATCTGCTTTTTTAAGAACCGACCGGATCAATCTCTGTAAAAGGGGGTTATTGGCCTGAATCATGAGGTCTGAGCCATGGGCAGTTACCGCAGTTTCCTTACCCATCCATGATCCCAGGTACACTCCAATGAGACCCGGGGGGAGAAGAAAATGGGCGTGGATAAGATCAATTTGGTAACGACGTATCATGCTCCTCAGTTTGAAAAAAGCAGATACAAAGAAGAATAGACCCCTTAATCCTTTGATGTTGGGTGCCGGGGCAGTTTCCACCTTCACTGGACCCAGGTCCTTCACATCCGGGTGGGGGTAGGTTAACACGTAAACTTCATCCCCTCTTTTAACGATTTCCTGTGATAGGAGATAAGTATGGGATGAAACACCTCCAATATGAGGGGGATATTGTCCTAATATGCACACACGCATGATTTCACCTTAATTTGAATCTATACCCGTAATCTGAATTTATACCAGTAATCTATATTCTACTTTATACTTTTAATACATCTATAAGTTCTTGTAGAATACCCATTGTAGTTAAGTCTATTTTCTAAATATTCTGCCCTTTATTCTTTAGAATAGCGTATCCCGGTTAAGTAACTGCCAAGATAATAAGAAGATTTTCCAGGATTAGGGAGAATTAGTGAATTGAACATTCTTATAATGAGTTTAATACTCGGATGAATTAATAAATTCTTTAAGGGGTGAATAAAAGAAACCTTTAGGGTACGAATAAAAGAAATTAACGACTTTTTAATTGGACATTATGATTAGGGTTGAGTATGGTTCCATCCATCTTTAAAATAATCACTTCGGGCATAAGGTTGAACCTTTCCTGGCAACGCTCCTGGATGGTCCGGGCAATGGAGTTGAAGACCTTCTCCACCATTTCTTCCCTTTCCAGGATTTCCAGCATATCCTCCGTGGTGTTGGAATGGTACACTTCCTCCAGGACCTGTTTATTCCCACCCATGAGGCCAGTATGGGTGGTTATGATCTCCCGGCGGCCATCTGCCAGGCGATGTTCAGTTTGGAAGATACCTCCGGCTATTTTTACCAGTTTACCAGCATGGCCCATTAGAATTAAACGGGTTAACCCACATTTACTGGCTTCTTTTAACATGAAACCCACCAGATTGCCCATCTGGATGATCTGGTCATCTTCCACATCCAGCAACTCCTTGGCCAGTTTTTCTCCAATATTACCGGGCACAAATACCAGCTCCCGGTACCCCTCAGCCAGGGCCACATCCAGCTGACATTTTTTGGACTTCTGGAAACTGTCAGAATTCATGGAGCGGGCAACACCCGTGGTTCCCAGTATGGAGATGCCGTCCACAATACCTAGACGGGGATTCATGGTCCTTTTAGCAATATCTCTGCCCTGGGGGATGCTGATTAAGACCCGTGCACCTTTTCCTTTAGGGAGTGCTTTTTCCAGGTTGGATAGGATCATCTTCCGGGGTACGGGATTTATAGCCACCTCACCAATGGGTAGCTGCAGTCCCGGTTTGGTTATTTTACCCACCCCTTCTCCTCCCTGAATCAGGAGGCCAGGTTTATCCTGGAGAGTGACTTCGGCCTGCACTTCCAGGTTAATGGTTACATCCGGGTCGTGGTAGGGAAATTTCACCACACTAGCCACCCCGGAGTGATCATCAATCTTCCGGGAACTTTTAACGAATATATCCAGGGATCCCAGTGGTGTTTCAATAGTTACTGATGAAGGCACCTTACCCTCAATGGATAACAGTGCGGCCAGGGCTGCAGCAGTAGCTGCACTTCCAGTGGTAATACCGTAATCTTCACTCTCAACAGGAAAAGAAACAGGTGGGGGGGTTGATTTATTCCCCCTGCTATTTTTAGAATTAGATTGAGAGATTTGGTCTTTTTGACTGGAATGATCTTCTTCCATGTTAATTAAAAATAATAGGTTTATTTTATTTTCCTTTTTCTTCTTCTATGGCCTTTGCCAGTTCTTCTTTACTGGGAGCACCGACAAAACGTACCACTCCATTTAGAGCAATGGCCGGGACAGCCATAAGACCATAATCAATTGCTTTTTCACGGTCTACCATTATGTCGATCTTTTCAATTTCCATTACACCAGGCATGTCCTTTTCAACTTCGTTTACTACTTCAATAGCCATGGGACAGTAGGGGCAAGAGGGGGATGTGAATACTTCTACTTTGACAACCATATTTTTCACCTCAGTATTTACTCTGTTTTTTTAGACATTTTATATTTTATTTAAGTTCTTTTTTTTGGAAATCTTTATTTTTATAATTTGGTTATTTTCAATGAATTTTATGTAAATTTTACCTTCTTTGGGGAAAATCACCAAAATTGAAGCCTTACCTTGAAACCTTTGGTCATCACCTCAGGGAGTAATCCACGGAGCTCTGCACTGAATCCTGATTAATCAGACTTCCAATCCCTTTACCTAAGGCATAGGCGAAGTTGGTGGAGTAACCTTTAAGAATATCAGCTAAAGATTCAGTAGGGGTAAGGGTAATCACGTTATAATCCCCGGATATACCTCCCAGTCGGGCGGCCATTTCAATGGCCTTTTCCCGGTCACCAGTTTCATCCACCAGTTTAAGATCCTTGGCCTGGGTTCCGGTGTAGATTTTACCTTCGGCAATACTACGCACGTACTCTACATCCAGGTTACGGTTTTCGGCCACCTGTTTGATGAAGTATTCATAATCCTGATCCACCATCCCCTGTAACATTACAGTCTCTTCTGGAGTTAGATTACGGTAGGATGCACCCATATCCTTGTACTCCCCGGCTTTAATGGCGTACTGGTTCACCCCGATCTTCTGGTAAAGGCCCGATAAATCAGTTAAACTGAGTATAACTCCAATACTGCCCACAATTGAGGAGGGGCTGGCCACAATTTTATCGGCAGGTGAAGCCACCAGGTAGGCACCGGAAGCACCAATATCGCTGATCCAGACCACCACGGGTTTACTGGAGTTTTTCACAGCATTCATAATCTCTTCACTGGCCACTGGCGAACCACCGGGGCTGTTAACATCCAGGACTATGGCACTCACTGAACTGTCCTCTTCTGCTTCTTTAATACTATCAGTGACGGTTTGAGGGGTTATTACGGAACTTTCCAGAAAACTGGACTGCCCATAGGCGATTTCACCCTGTAAAGGGATAACTGCCACGGTATTTCCAAAACTAGTACCATTAAGTCCGTCACTGTTTCCTAGAAGGGACAAGATAGTAACAAAAAGAATTATAAGAACTAAAAATCCTCCTCCAGCAATACCTAAAACCAATTTGGTATCCTTTTCCATGTTATTGCCTTTGATTTTGTTCTAAATTGTTAGGGTGAAGGAATGATTAAACTTACATTTAGAATATCCATTTCCTTCAATTTTATCGATGTATTTATTAGTCTTTTTATGTTAATGTATATAAAATAGTGCATAACCTAATAGATGTAAACTTATTATACAGGTGATAATTTGAAAGCAATTGTCCGATCCCCGGGATCAGCTACAGTTATAAACGCTATATCCACGGGTTGCGGATCTGCATTTGGTATAAACCTCCATGTAACTGTAAAGGCCAGTCTAAAACCATCAAAAAAGACTTTCACTGCAGACCGGGATGTTGACACCGCTCTCATGGAAATATGCGTGGATGAAGTGTTAAAAAAATTAGAGGTGGACACTGGGATAGATATCAAAACCAGTTCCACCTTACCGGTAGCTTCCGGGCTTTCCAGTAGTAGTGCCACCTCCAATGCTGTGGTGTTGGCCACATACCAGGCTCTGCTTAAT
This region includes:
- the moaC gene encoding cyclic pyranopterin monophosphate synthase MoaC; the protein is MEEKKFTHLTQSGVHMVEVGDKPVIKRTALARGKINLQEETINLIEKGELKKGNVLTTAQIAAIQAVKSTSQLIPLCHPIPIGGVEVEFEVTPGSIEVTVEVKSTGKTGVEMEAITGVSVGLLTIWDMVKSVEKDEKGQYPSTSISAIEVLKKEKIELNFD
- a CDS encoding glycosyltransferase, with the translated sequence MRVCILGQYPPHIGGVSSHTYLLSQEIVKRGDEVYVLTYPHPDVKDLGPVKVETAPAPNIKGLRGLFFFVSAFFKLRSMIRRYQIDLIHAHFLLPPGLIGVYLGSWMGKETAVTAHGSDLMIQANNPLLQRLIRSVLKKADYVMVVNNDLKDKVLKMGINPEKVYVTPNAIDTERFNPQKTELPPDIKMRSDKPTVLFVGNLVYQKGVKYLLEAKKLMKTDVELLIVGDGPLRPELEKKVEDDKISDVVFTGARRDVEDIMPSASVFVLPSISEGFPITILEAMASGLPVVATSVGGIGEVMNDMVGSMVKPAEPLKLARALDEILQNEELRQEKGVAAREHSRKYSTLKIPY
- the cbiD gene encoding cobalt-precorrin-5B (C(1))-methyltransferase CbiD — encoded protein: MEEDHSSQKDQISQSNSKNSRGNKSTPPPVSFPVESEDYGITTGSAATAAALAALLSIEGKVPSSVTIETPLGSLDIFVKSSRKIDDHSGVASVVKFPYHDPDVTINLEVQAEVTLQDKPGLLIQGGEGVGKITKPGLQLPIGEVAINPVPRKMILSNLEKALPKGKGARVLISIPQGRDIAKRTMNPRLGIVDGISILGTTGVARSMNSDSFQKSKKCQLDVALAEGYRELVFVPGNIGEKLAKELLDVEDDQIIQMGNLVGFMLKEASKCGLTRLILMGHAGKLVKIAGGIFQTEHRLADGRREIITTHTGLMGGNKQVLEEVYHSNTTEDMLEILEREEMVEKVFNSIARTIQERCQERFNLMPEVIILKMDGTILNPNHNVQLKSR
- the sppA gene encoding signal peptide peptidase SppA, translated to MEKDTKLVLGIAGGGFLVLIILFVTILSLLGNSDGLNGTSFGNTVAVIPLQGEIAYGQSSFLESSVITPQTVTDSIKEAEEDSSVSAIVLDVNSPGGSPVASEEIMNAVKNSSKPVVVWISDIGASGAYLVASPADKIVASPSSIVGSIGVILSLTDLSGLYQKIGVNQYAIKAGEYKDMGASYRNLTPEETVMLQGMVDQDYEYFIKQVAENRNLDVEYVRSIAEGKIYTGTQAKDLKLVDETGDREKAIEMAARLGGISGDYNVITLTPTESLADILKGYSTNFAYALGKGIGSLINQDSVQSSVDYSLR